One Pristiophorus japonicus isolate sPriJap1 chromosome 19, sPriJap1.hap1, whole genome shotgun sequence genomic window carries:
- the LOC139230053 gene encoding ferritin heavy chain B-like isoform X1 yields MVSQVRQNYHKDCEAAVNQQINMELSSSCIYLSMSYYCDRDDVALRHFAEFLKMQSHEECEHAERLMRFQNRRGGVNLCFIFQKPEQDVWSDGLEAMQRALQMEQDVNQSLLDLHKLSSGNTDPHVNYLFSLCDFLKTHYLDEQMKTIKKLGDHITNLKRLGAPENGLGENLFDKHTLGESD; encoded by the exons ATGGTCTCCCAAGTGCGTCAGAACTACCACAAGGACTGTGAGGCTGCTGTCAAccagcagatcaacatggagctctcgTCCTCCTGTATTTACCTCTCCATG TCCTATTACtgtgaccgggatgatgttgccctgcgtcactttgccgAGTTCTTGAAGATGCAGTCACACGAGGAATGTGAGCACGCTGAGAGACTGATGCGATTCCAGAATCGTCGAGGGGGCGT TAACTTGTGTTTTAttttccagaaaccagagcaggatgtgtGGAGCGATGGCCTGGaggcgatgcagagagctctgcagatggagcagGATgtcaaccagagtctgctggatttGCACAAACTCTCCTCTGGGAACACCGACCCTCACGTAA ATTACCTCTTTTCTTTGTGTGACTTTCtgaagacccactacttggatgaacaaatgAAGAcaatcaagaagcttggagatcacatcaccaacctgaagcgaCTGGGAGCCCCGGAGAATGGCCTGGGGGAGAACCTGTTCGATaagcacaccctgggggagagtgactga
- the LOC139230053 gene encoding ferritin heavy chain, oocyte isoform-like isoform X2 has product MVSQVRQNYHKDCEAAVNQQINMELSSSCIYLSMSYYCDRDDVALRHFAEFLKMQSHEECEHAERLMRFQNRRGGNFFKSNLCFIFQKPEQDVWSDGLEAMQRALQMEQDVNQSLLDLHKLSSGNTDPHVNYLFSLCDFLKTHYLDEQMKTIKKLGDHITNLKRLGAPENGLGENLFDKHTLGESD; this is encoded by the exons ATGGTCTCCCAAGTGCGTCAGAACTACCACAAGGACTGTGAGGCTGCTGTCAAccagcagatcaacatggagctctcgTCCTCCTGTATTTACCTCTCCATG TCCTATTACtgtgaccgggatgatgttgccctgcgtcactttgccgAGTTCTTGAAGATGCAGTCACACGAGGAATGTGAGCACGCTGAGAGACTGATGCGATTCCAGAATCGTCGAGGGGGC AACTTTTTCAAAAGTAACTTGTGTTTTAttttccagaaaccagagcaggatgtgtGGAGCGATGGCCTGGaggcgatgcagagagctctgcagatggagcagGATgtcaaccagagtctgctggatttGCACAAACTCTCCTCTGGGAACACCGACCCTCACGTAA ATTACCTCTTTTCTTTGTGTGACTTTCtgaagacccactacttggatgaacaaatgAAGAcaatcaagaagcttggagatcacatcaccaacctgaagcgaCTGGGAGCCCCGGAGAATGGCCTGGGGGAGAACCTGTTCGATaagcacaccctgggggagagtgactga